A segment of the Magnetospirillum sp. 15-1 genome:
CGCACGGTGTCCACCGGTATCGTCCAGACCTCGCTGATCCACCGCTTCGGAGCCGGCGGCTTTGTCGGCCGGGCCTCGGGGCGCGGCCACGACGCCCGGCAGGCGCCGGGCTATCCGCCCTACGACAAGCTGGACATGACCGTGCCGGTTCTGACCGAGGGCGACGTCAACGCCCGCATCCTGATCCGCTTCGCCGAGGCGCGGGAATCGCTCCACCTCATCAACCGCATGCTGCACGAGATGCCGGAGGGCGCCATCCGCGTGCCGGTGCCCGAGGTGGCGGGCGAGGGCCTGGGCGTGGCCGAGAGCTTCCGCGGCGAGGTGGTGGTCTGGTTGCGCGTCGGCGCCGACGGGGTGATCGAACGCTGCCACCCCCACGACCCCTCGCGGTTCCAGTGGCCGCTGCTGGAAGCCGCCATCGAGGGCAACATCGTCGCCGACTTCCCGCTGTGCAACAAGTCGTTCAACTGCTCCTATTCCGGCCACGACCTATGATCCCGCCCATCGCCAAGATCCTGGCCCGTCACCTGCTCAAGGGCCCCCATACCATGAAGGACGCGCCGCGCCCCGATCCCGGCGGCGTGGCGGAACTGGCCGAGGCGCTGGAGCAGCGGGCCCGCGCCCGGCTGGGCCGCTCGCTGTCCATCCGCGAGGTGGACGCCGGCTCGTGCAATGGCTGCGAGCTGGAAATTCACGCCGTCAACCAACCCGTCTACGACCTGGAACGCTTTGGTATCCGCTTCGTCGCCAGCCCGCGCCATGCCGACGTGCTGCTGGTCACCGGGCCGGTGACGCGCAACATGGAGGAAGCCCTGCGGCGCACGGTGGAAGCCACCCCAGAGCCGCGCTGGATCGTCGCCATGGGCGATTGCGCCAGGGACGGCGGCTGCTTCGCCGGATCCTATGCGGTGGTGGGCGGTGTCGGCGACGTGGTGCCGGTGGACCTGCATATTCCCGGTTGCCCGCCCAGCCCCCGCCAGATCCTGGCCGGTCTGCTGGCCCTGCTGGATACGGTGGAGGGGAAATAGGGCGTCGGGCGAAAAAGGTCCGCCCGAGGCGGACGTCGCATAACGCACTGTAATTATTAGAGAGAAATGGTGCCGGCGAGAGGACTCGAACCCCCGGCCCGCGCATTACGAAAACGGTAGGCGTGATGCTAACGACCTGTTCTAACGCTGAAAAATACGCCTTTCCAAACTATGCGAATTGAACTGCGAAAACTCAAGGCTTCCGCATTATGCGGATCGTAGCGGGAACGTGATGGCGACAAGACAGAAACTGTGGTGACGTTTTGCGCGGCAAAAATGCGCGGGTTGTTTGGCGTTACCGGGGTGGCGCAACCCTACGGGTGGAGATCGCCGATTTTGGTCAGATGGATGGTTCCTTTGCCGGGAAGATTGACCCGCAGCTCCAAAGTTCCGCCAGCAGCCTCGACGAACCGCCGCAGCGTGGAGAGATAGAGGTCGGCTTGGCGCTCAATCTTATGAACAGAGGGCTGCTTGATGCCGAGCGCATCGGCGATCTGCTCCTGGCTGCGGTCCACGAGGACACGCAGTTCGCGCAGCCCTTCCACGTCCTGGAGCAACTCATCGGCGCGAGCTTCAACCGCTTGGCGGCGGTCCTCGGGCAGTGTCGCCATCACTTCGTCCAGCGTCCGTCCCATGGTCACGTCTCCTTTTCCTCTTTCCGCAGGGCAAGCAGATGACGATCAAATCGACCATCGGCCTTGTCGATCAACGAGCGATAAAACCGCTTCTGCGAGAC
Coding sequences within it:
- a CDS encoding XRE family transcriptional regulator → MGRTLDEVMATLPEDRRQAVEARADELLQDVEGLRELRVLVDRSQEQIADALGIKQPSVHKIERQADLYLSTLRRFVEAAGGTLELRVNLPGKGTIHLTKIGDLHP
- the nuoB gene encoding NADH-quinone oxidoreductase subunit NuoB — translated: MIPPIAKILARHLLKGPHTMKDAPRPDPGGVAELAEALEQRARARLGRSLSIREVDAGSCNGCELEIHAVNQPVYDLERFGIRFVASPRHADVLLVTGPVTRNMEEALRRTVEATPEPRWIVAMGDCARDGGCFAGSYAVVGGVGDVVPVDLHIPGCPPSPRQILAGLLALLDTVEGK